CATGAGCGGCTGGACGGCCCGGCGTGCGGCGCCCTGGCTGGTGCTGGCCATCACGGTTCAGCGTCTCCTGGAGTTGCGTCTCGCCCGCGCCAACGAGCGCTGGGCCCGCGAACACGGAGCCGTCGAGTACGGCCGCGAACATTACCCTCTCTTTTTCGTGCTGCACCCGGCCTGGATGCTGAGTCTGCTGCTGGAGGGCCGGGCGTCGCGCGGGCGGGTGAACGTGCCCGCGCTGCTGCTGTTCGTGCTGGCGCAGCCGCTGCGCTACTGGGTCATCCGGACGCTGGGGTGCTACTGGAACACCCGCATCCTGATCGTGCCGGGGGGCGAGCGGGTCACGGGCGGTCCCTTCCGGGTCCTGCCGCATCCGAACTACGCCGTTGTGGCGCTGGAACTCGCCTCGGCGCCGCTGGCGGTCGGCGCGTGGCGCACAGCGCTGGCCTTCACGCTGCTCAACGCTGCGCTGCTGCTCTTCATCCGCATTCCGGCCGAGGAACGGGCGCTGAAGGACTATGCCGCCAGGACCGGTCCGGCAGGTCAGGCCGGACGGTGATGGGCACGGAGACCCTGGGGCGCCTGTACGGCGGGCTGGCCCTGCTGTTCTGGGGGCTGTGGCTGTACGTTGAGCCGCTGGCCTACCTACTGGGCCGGCCCACGCCCCGGTTCAGTATTGTCCTGGTGGGGATCAGCCTGGTGTTCATGGTTCTCTGGGAACGGCAGCGCTGGGGATCGGCCGATTCTCGGGCACCCGATCAGCTGTCCTGACCGATAGGTTCCTCTAGCTCGGCAAAGCCAAGTCAGCCTGTGCGGGTCACTGTAGCGTCCGCTTCTCTCAGCTCGCCACCGACCAGCGGTCCGGCGCGCGGCGCTCGAACAGCAGGCCCCAGGGAGCGTCGGCGAGTTGCAGGGCGGCGCGGACCCGTACGCCGACCCCGCTCAGCAGGTGCCGGCCGCCCAGGGACGTGCGCTCGACGGCGGCGGCCACGACCTCGACGCATAGGCCCTGCGCCCGCGCGGCCAGTACGGCGTCACGCTCGGCCTCGCCGCTGCGGAGTTGCCCAGTCAGGACCAGGGCCAGCGTGCCGGGCTCGCCCGTCCAGGGACCGTCCAGCACACTCACGCCGCGTGCCTGGGCCACGGCGCGCGCCAGATCGTGCGCGCCCGGCGCAGCCACCACCACCCCAAACTCGGGCAGCCGGGCCGCGAAGACACTTCCCACCTCCTGCCACTCGCGCGGCGTCATGGCGCCGAGCAGCCGGTCCACCGCCGCCTCGGAGGGAAGCTGCGCGGCGACGGCGGCCCGGAAGGGAGAAGTGGGATTCATTGCCTACAGCATAAGCAAAAGTCCGGCATGGCGGGCCGAAGTTGGGCTTGGGCTCTTCTTGGGACTGCCGGGCCGGGCGTAGGGTAGAGCCTATGCGCGCTCCTTCCTCCCCGGTCGCCCAGGCGATCCGGTCCACGCCGGTCGCCGGTCCCGCCGTCGCCATCGCGGTGGCGGTCACGGCCGGCCACTTCATCAACGACGCCTACAGCGCCATGCTCACGCCCCTGACGCCCGCCCTTCAGGCCAAGTACGGGGTGACCATCGCCGCCGTCACGCTGCTGTCCAGTGTCTACAGCCTCACGAGCAGTGTTCTCCAGCCGCTGCTGGGCATCCTGGGCGAGCGGGTCGACCGCCGCTACGCCGCCGCGCTCGGGCCCCTCATGACCGGGGTGGGCCTCACACTGATGGGCTTCGTGCCCTGGTTCGGGGCGCTCGTGCTGCTCGTGGCGGTCGCGGGCTTCGGCAGCGGGTTCTTTCATCCGGCGGGGGCGGCCTACGTCGCGCAGCACAGCCCAGCCGACAAGCGCGGGTTGTGGGCCAGCCTGTTCAGTGCGGGCGGCACGGCCGGTATGGCGCTCGGGCCGGTCTTCGCGGGGGTGGGGCTCACGCACCTGCCCTGGTTCGCCCTGATCGGGGTGGTGATCGCCGCCGTCACCTTCGCCGTGACCCCCAGCGGCACCCAGAAGGCCCGGCGGGTGGGGCTGGCCGAGTACGCGGGCATCTTCCGGGGGCCGCTCGTGTGGCTGTGGGGTATGGCGGTGCTGCGCTCGCTCGCCAGCATGGGCTACAACGCCATGCTGCCCTTCATGCTGCTTGCCAAGGGGTTCGGGGCGCGCGAGGTCGCCGTGACGCTGGCCGTGTTTGCGGTCGCCAGCGCCGCCGGGGGCATCCTGGGGGGCCGCCTGAGCGACCGCTACGGCCGCACGCCCGTCCTGCGCGCTGCCATCCTCGCCTCGGTTCCGTTTTTCGCCCTGCTGATCCTGAGCAACCCGGCGAACTGGTGGTTCTACCCGCTGACCTTCCTGGTCGGGGCAGCCGTGAACGCCAGCATTCCGGTGGGCGTGGTCACGGCGCAGGAGTACGCGCCGGGGCACGTCGCGGTCGCCAGCTCGATCATGATGGGGTTCTCGTGGGGCTTCGCGGGGATGCTGGTGTTCCTGGTGGGCGCCCTGGCCGACGCCACCAGCCCGACCACGGCGGCGCTCGTCAGTCTGTCGCTGCTGCTGCCCAGTGCCTGGATCGCCTCGCGCCTGCCGGAGCCGGAGCGGGCGACGTTCGGCTGAGCGCCGGAAAGAGACACCTGCAAGGGACAGGGGGGAAGACGCGGCGACACGTCTCCCCCCTGCTTCTGTTGTCCGGTCGGCTCCGGGTTCAGCCCCCCGCACCCAGGCGGCCGAGCCAGACACCGACACCGAAGACGACCGCGCCGCCCACGATGACCTGAAAGATGGTCTGGCCCAGCGGGCTCTTCATGTACTTCCAGCGGATCAGCGCGATGAGCAGCAACTCGACGACCACGACCGCGTAGGCCAGCGTCAGCGCCGTGCGCAGGTCGGGAATCAGGAAGGGGAGGGTGTGGAGCATCCCGCCCAGCACCGTCGCCAGGCCGGTGATGACACCGCGCGCGATGGGAGTGCCGCGGCCCGACACCACCCCGTCGTCGCTGAGGGCCTCGGCAAGCCCCATGCTGATACCGGCGCCGACGCTGGCGGCCAGACCGACGAAAAAGGCGTCGATGGGCTTGCCTGTCAGTCCCGCCACCGCGAAGATGGGCGCGAGGGTGCTGACCGATCCGTCCATCAGCCCCAGCAGCGCGGGCTGCACCTTCTGGAGCACGAACGCGGGGTCATGCCCGGTGGAGGTGGGCGCGGGAGCCTGCGGCGCGGGGGAGACGGTAGGGGCAGGCGCGTTCATGCCCCCAGTTTACTCCTAATAGGAAATATTCTCAATAAGAAGTGGTCGGCTCCCGGCGGCTCTCCTGGGCTTCCAGGTCACGGACCGCCTCCATGATCAGGCGGTAGCCCTCGGCGCGGGTGGCGGGATCGGGCATCATCGCGCCCAGCATGAGCTCGTCGGCGGCCGTGTCGCGCGCGAGCTGACGCAGCCGCCGGGCCACGGTCTGCGGGTCGCCCACGATGGCCCGGGCCCGCGAGGCCTCGGCCACGGCGCGCTCCTGCGGGGTGTAGGGGTAGTTCCTGGCCTCCTCGACAGTCGGGAAGGGCGCGGTCTCGCCCCGGCGCAGGCGCAGGAACATCAGGCCCAGGGGCAGGCTCAGTTCCTCGGCCTCCTCCTGTGTGGCCGCGCAGATCACGCTCGCGGCCACGAGCACGCGCGGCTGCGCGAAGGCCGCCGAAGGCACGAACGCGCGGCGGTAGGCGTCGGCGGCGGCGCGGGCCATCGCCGTGTCGGGGTTGATGTGCCACGCGAAGGCCAGCCCCACACCCGCTCCGGCGGCCACGTGTGCGCCGTAGCCGCTGCTGCTCAGGATCCACAGCGGCGGGAACAGGCCCTCCCCAGCCGGCGAGGCAATGGTGCCCGCGTAGGGGTGTCCGGCCGGAAACTCACCCGTGCCGAAGGCGATCAGGTCGGCGAGCTGCCGCTCGAAGGGCTCTTCCATGTACGCGCCGGCGCCGCGCAGCGCGCTCGCCGTGCGGCCGTCGGTGCCGGGCGCGCGGCCCAGGCCCAGGTCCACCCGGTCTGGGGCCAATGCCGAGAGCAGGCGGTAACCTTCCGCGACGGCCAGCGGCGCATGGTTGGGCAGCATCACGCCGCCCGAGCCCAGCCGGATGCGCGACGTGACCTGGGAGGCTGCCGAGAGCACCGCCAGCGGCACGCTGCTCGCCAGCGACGCCATGTTGTGGTGTTCGGCCACCCAGTAGCGCTCGTAGCCCAGGGCCTCGGCCGTCCGCGCGAGGGTCAGGGCGTCCTTGACCCCCTGCGCCGCGTCCGAGCCCAGTGGCACGGGCACGAGGTCAAGAACCGACAGGGGAAGGGGGGAGGAAGGAGACATACCCCCAGTGTGCGCCTAAACCTCATTTCTCAAAGCACAGCGGATGACAAAGTACCGTCCCCGCTCAAGGGACGCTCAAGTGGGGGCGGCTCTATGGGGGCTCAGTTCAGGGTGGACGGGTCGGCGCCGTGCTGCGCCAGCACGAGCTCGAGCTGAGCTGCGGTGTCGTGCGCGCCCATCATGCGGGCCGCGTCCAGGGGCGTGGTGCCGTCGGCGTCGCGGGCACGGGGATCGGCGCCGTGCGCGAGGAGTTCTTCGACGAGGTCCGTGCGGCCGAACATCGCCGCGAAGGTCAGGGCCGTCTTGCCGCCTTCAAAGGCGCGGCCCTCGACATGCGCGCCGTGCGCCAGCAGCAGCCGCGCCATGTCGAGGTCACCCTTGAAGGCGGCTCCCTGAAGCGGCGTCTGCGCCTGATCGTTGGCGAGTTCGGGATCGGCGCCGTGGGTCAGCAGCAGCTCGCTCAGGGCGTGGTGGCCGTGGTAGCTCGCGAGCATGAGCAGGCTGTCGCCCTTGTGGTTGCGCAGGTTCGGCGGCAGTCCACCTTCAAGCAGAGGCGCGAGCTGCTCGGTGTCGCCCGCCCGGACAAGCTCGAACACGCCCTGCAAGAAGGCCAGGGTCTCGGCGTCCATCTCGGGAGCGGTCACGACTGCGCGTTCCGGCGCGTGCGGTAGCGGCGGATGAGCGCGTTCGTGCTGCTGTCGTGGGCCAGTTCCGGCTCCGCGTCTCCCAGTTCCGGCACGATGCGGCCGGCAAGTACCTTGCCGAGTTCCACACCCCACTGGTCGAAGGAGTTGATATCCCAGATGGCCCCCTGCACGAAGACCTTGTGCTCGTACAGCGCGATCAGGGCGCCCAGCGTGCGCGGCGTCAGGCGGTCGGCGAGCAGGGTGCTGGTGGGGCGGTTGCCCTCGAAGACGCGGTGCGGAGCGACCGCCGGGTCCACGCCGCCCTCCAGCACTTCGCCCAGCGTCTTGCCGAAGGCCAGCGCCTCGGTCTGCGCGAAGACGTTGGCCATGAGCAGGTCGTGGTGCGGCGCGCCGCCGGGAATGGGCAGCGGGTTGAGGGTCTGGCAGAAGCCGATGAAGTCGCAGGGAATGAGTTTGGTGCCCTGATGGATGAGCTGGTAGAAGGCGTGCTGGCCGTTCGTGCCCGGCTGGCCCCAGATGACCGGTCCGGTCTGGTAGTTCACGTGCTCGCCCGAGAGGGTCACGTGCTTGCCGTTGCTCTCCATGTCGAGCTGCTGGAGGTACGCGCTGAAGTACGCGAGGTACTGGTCGTAGGGCAGCACGGCGACCGTCTCGGCGCCGAAGAAGTTGTTGTACCAGACGCCCAGCATCCCCATCAGCACCGGCAGGTTCTTCTCGGCGGGCGCGGTGCGGAAGTGCTCGTCCATGTCATGGAAGCCGGCCAGCAGCTCGCGGAATCCGTCCGGGCCGACCGCCAGCATGAGGCTCAGGCCGATGGCGCTGTCCATGCTGTAGCGTCCGCCGACCCAGTCCCAGAAGCCGAACATATTGGTGGTGTCGATGCCGAACTTCCCGACCTCCGCCGCGTTCGTCGAGACGGCCACGAAGTGCCGCGCGACCGCCGCGTCGTCCTTCAGGGCCGCCAGCAGCCACGCGCGGGCGCTTCTGGCGTTTGCCATCGTCTCCTGGGTGGTGAAGGTCTTGCTCGACACGATGAACAGGGTCACGGCCGGGTCGAGGTCGCGGGTCTTCTCGACGAGGTCGGTGCCGTCCACGTTCGACACGAAGCGCAGCGTGAGGTCCCGCTGGGCGTAGTGCTTCAGGGCCTCGTAGGCCATCACCGGGCCGAGGTCCGAGCCCCCGATGCCGATGTTCACGATGTTCCGGATGGGCTGGCCCGTGTACCCCAGCCACTCGCCCGCGCGCACAGCGTCGGCAAAAGCGGCCATGCGGTCCAGGACCCCGTGCACGTCGGGGACCACGTCGTGGCCGTCCACCAGCACCTGCGCGCCGCGCGGCTGGCGCAGGGCGGTGTGCAGCACGGCGCGCCCCTCGGTCACGTTGATCTTCTCGCCGGCGAACATGGCGTCGCGCTTGGCGGCCACACCCGCCTCATCGGCGAGTTGCAGCAGCAGCCGCAGCGTCTCGTCGGTGACGCGGTGCTTGGAATAGTCGAGGTACAGCCCCGCGCCCTCGGCATTCAGGCGCTCGCCGCGCGCAGGGTCGGCGGCGAACAGGTCGCGCAGGTGCTGGTCCTTGATCTCGCCGTAGTGGGTCTCCAGGGCGGTCCAGGCGGGCAGATGGGTCAGGCGGGGGCCGGTCGCGTCGCTCATGGGGCGAGCATACCCCCGCCGCGCGCCGCCGCGCCCCACGGTATGCTTTTCCTCAGTGAAGACGCCGTCTGCCCGCTTTCTGTTCCTTTTCGCCGCCCTGCTCGCGCCGGGAACCGCCCTGGCCCAAACGGCGCCGGCTCAGGCTGCTCCGGCCCAGGTGCCGGTCAGTGCCGACTCGCCCACGGGCGGCATCCTGCCCCTGGTGTCGGTGGGCGAGAAGTGGCCGCAGGAGGTCGAGTCCTACGTCATCCGCGTCTCGCCGCAGGACGCGGGCAAGCCCCTGGGCCTGGAACTGTACTCGCCGAGTTTCAACCTCGCGGACTATGTGGACGGCCGCCGGGGCGCCGGGTACTTCGGCGACGAACTGTACAAGAAGAACGAGCCCTTCACCACGACCTTCACCCTGACCGGCCCCGGCGGTGTGGTCGCCGAGCGCCGCTACGGCACCGGCCGCGAGCACACCTGGGAAAGCCTGTTTGCCGGGGGCCTGAGTGCGGGCACCTACACCCTCAAGGTGGACAGCAGCGGCGACGGCAAGAACTCTTTCGCGCTGCGGGTGGCCTCGCCCTTCGTGCTCGAGACGAGCGACTTCAGTGTGAATGCCCGCGACACCGGTGCCAGCGCCCTGCTCGCCGCGCGCCTGAGCGTGCCGCGCGAGTGGGTGGGCCAGACGGTCAGCCTCATCAACTACGACGTGGACGGCGTGCAGGAGGCCGAGACCTGGGTGGTGCAGCCGGGCGGCAAGCGCGTGAATCTCACCACCAGCGACAACGGCAAGTCGGCCACCGACCGCTTCGCCATCACGCCCGACCTCGTGGGCGAGTGGCAGGTCTACATCCGGGTGCTGCCGACCACCAAGCAGTACAGCAACGCCATCCGCTACTCGTTCCGCCTCGGGGACCAGCCGGTGACGGCCGTGGTCGGGGGCTTCACGCCGCCGCCCGGCGCCAAGGTGGCCAACCAGCTTCTGGTGGACGTGGTGGACCCGCAGGGCCGCCCCATTCCGGGGGCCAGCTACGCCCTGATCGGCGAGACGACCGTGCGGCCGGTGCTGCCCGGCGGCTACGTGCCGGTGAGCAGCAGCATCATCGAGGGCAAGGGCAACGTGGTGTCGCCCAGCGAGATCCGCTACCAGCCCGGCTACAACAAGCTGCGCTTCGTGGCCCGGCCGCCCTCGGGGCAGCTCGCGGTGGACGCCGTGGCGATCTACGGCGACACCCGCATCCCGCTGACCGGTGTGCCCTTTCAGGTCGGCGGGCGCACCCTGAACACCCCGGCGACGGTGCCGCTCGCGCCCGGCGACTACCCGGTCACGCCCACCCAGGTACCGGGCAGCACCTTCGCCTCGCCCGCGCCGGGCCGGGTCAGTGACGGCACGACCGGCCGCGTGACCATCGAGTACAACGTGCAGACCGAGGTATCGCTCGTCACGGCCCCCGACCTCCTGAACGCCTGCGACGTGACGCAGCTCGTGGCCGTCGCCAAGACCGACTTTCCGTACAAGCTCCCCGCGCGCCTCAAGCTCAACCTGCCGGGCGGCTGGACGAGCGACTACCCGCTCGAACTGCCGGGCGACTTCGGCGCGGGGCAGGCGCTGCGCCTCAAGGTTCCCGTGCGGGTGTGCCGCACCGATACCGCCGAGGCCGTGCTGGACCCGGTCGGCCTGCGCACGACCGGGCAGGCACGGGTCCGCGCGCCGGGCGGAGCCAACGTGACCCGCACGGTCGAGAACGGCGCGCGCGGCAGCCTGAGCAAGAACGTCGAACCCGCCGCCCAGGGCTACGTCGTCACCCTGACCCTCACCGTGGACCGCACGCTGGACAACGTCCGCCTTCTCGATCCGCTGCCGGGCGGAGCCACGCGCGGCCCGGTCACGGTGCAGGGGCCCAGCCTCGCGAGCGCCGTGCCGCAGGTCAGCGGCGACACGCTGCTGCTTCAGCGCGTCATTCCCGGCACCTACGTCCTGACATACACCCTGGTCACCGACCAGCCCGCCGACCGCGTGGTGACGGCCCCCGACCTGACCTGGTGAGCCCAGGCCGCACAAGGGTCTGGCACCGTCCGGTGTGCGTTTTGTGAAGAGAGCCGTCCCCAGGGGGCGGCTTTTCTCTTAGACTGGAGGTATATGAAGCGCCTCTTCGCTGTGCTGCTCGCCCTGCTGGCCGGCTGCGGCTCGCTCGACGCGTCGCCGACGACCGGGCAACTGCTTGACGCCCCCACCTCTCTGAACGTCACTGGTCAGGTCGTGCGCGCCAAGGCTGCGCCGGTCATCAGCGGTAGCCTGTTCAACGTGCAGGTGCGCGTCCAGACCCCCCGCGCCCTGTCGGGCGGCCTGCGCGTCACCGACGTCTACGTGGTCACGAGCAGCGGAGTCTGGAGTGCGGGGGTGGGCGCCGCCGACCAGCGCCGCTGCGGCGCCGGCTGTACGGTCGCGGTGGGACGCGGCGTGGCCGACGGTGTGGCGGCGGGCGAGGGCGTGCAGGTGGTCGCCCGCCTCGTTGACTCCCAGGGACGCAGCTTCCTGCTGCGTGACGATCAGGTGCGGGTGAAGTAGCCGGCCGCACGCCCCTGCCGTAGAGGAGAAGTCAGGCGGACCCACTCGGCTCCGCCTGACTTGTTGAAGAAGATCTACGGCGTGAAAGAGGGAGAGGCGGATCTTTCCGCCTCTCCCTCTTTCACGCTGTTCTCAGGTCCTAGGAAACGTCGCCCCCACTCACCACGCCGTCGCGGACCTCCAGGCGGTGGTCGGCCAGGGCGGCCACGTCGCGGTCGTGGGTGATCAAGACGACTGTGCGGCCCTGCCGCGCCGGGCCGGTCAGCAGTTCCAGCACCTTCTCGCCCGTGCGGGTGTCGAGGTTGCCAGTCGGTTCGTCGGCCAGCAGCACCGCCGGGTCGCGGGCCAGGGCGCGGGCGATGGCGACGCGCTGGGCCTCGCCGCCCGAAAGCTGGTGTGGCAGGTGCCCGGCGCGGCTCAGCAATCCCACCTGCGAGAGCAGCTCGCGCGCCCGGTCGCGGCGCTCGCGGGGAGACAGGCCGGCGAGCGTCAGAGGAAATTCGACGTTTTCCTGCGCGCTCAGGATGCTCACGAGGTTGTGGTTCTGGAAAACGAAGCCGTAGTTCGCCAGCCGGAAGTCGGCGCGCCCCGTCTCCGAGAGCACGTGCAGATCGGTCCCGCCCACCCGCACACGCCCGCCGCTGGGAGTGTCGAAGCCGGCCAGCAGGTTGAGCAGGGTGCTTTTGCCGCTGCCTGACGGCCCCACGACCGCTGTGAGCCCCGGCGCGAAGGTGTGCGTGAAGGGAGCCAGCGCCGTGATCTCGCCCTCGCCGCTGGGATAGACGCGCGAGAGCCCCTCGGTCGCCAGGGCGGACGCGGCGTGCAGGCCCGTCATACGCGCCCCAGGGCTTCGGTGATGGGCATACGTGCGGCGCTGCGCGCAGGCAGCAGCCCCGAGAGCAGCCCCAGCAGCAGACTGATACCTATCGCCAGCGCGGTCAGGAGGGGAGTGAGCGCCGCCGCGTCGATGCCCGCGAGGTCCTGGGTGTAGAGGTTCACAGCCCAGATGCCCGCCAGCCCCAGCAGCAGTCCGCCCACGCCGCCCACGAGAGAGAGCAGCAGTGACTCGCTCAGGACCAGGGCGCGCACGAAGGCGGGGCGGGCGCCCATCGCCCGCAGGGTGCCGAACTCGCGGGTGCGCTCGAAGACGCCCATCATGACCGTGTTCGCTACGGCCAGCCCGCCCACGATCAGGGCGATGAGCGAAATGCCGAAGCGCACCGCGTCGCTGATCTTCAGGGCGCGGTCCACGAAGCTCAGGAAATCCGACTGGGTCTGGGCCTCGAGCTTGAGCTGCTCCGAGAGGGTCTTGGCGACCGCCGTGGCGTCACGGGGATTTTGCAGCTTGACGGCCACCAGCGACACGCGCCCGGTCGCTCCCTCGGCGCGTTGCAGCGTGCGGATGGGCAGAAAGATGAAGTTGTCCACCAAGCCGGATTCGGGCGCCAGCACGCCAATCACGCGTACACGGTTCTGGCGGTTGAGGTTCAGGGTCGAGCCGACCGAGAGGCGCAGGTTCTCGGCGCTCTTGGCCCCCACGACCGCTACGGCCCCGGTCTCGTCGGCGGCCGTGAGGCTGCGCCCCGTCGCCACCTGCGCCTTCGGAAAGATGGCGTCCAGTCCGCCCGCTGCCGGCAGGCCGTACAGCACGGTGCTCTGCGCCACGTCCAGGCTGCCGCGCAGCGACATGACCACCGGGGTCACGGCGCTCAGGCCCAGTTCGCCCGAGAGGCCCTGGATACGCGATACGACCGCCTCGTCCAGGTTGGCCTGCGGCGCGAAGCCCTGCGACAGCCCGTTGAGGCTGACCTGGATGTCGGGGCCGATGCCGCCGAGTTCGGCCGTGAACACCTTGCGTATGCCCTCGCCCAGCGACAGGAACACCACCATGCTCGCCACCGCCACCGTGATGCCCAGTGCGGTGAGCAGGGTCCGCACCGGGCGGCGGGTCAGCCCCCGCCAGGCCAGCAGCCACAGGTCAGCGGTCTTCATGCATTCTGCCTCTCGTCTCAAACGGCCTCATCCGCCCAGGCTACGCCGCGCCCGTCCTCCGTGAGGGTAGCGGGGGCCTCCATGTTCCGGGGGTACGCC
The DNA window shown above is from Deinococcus sp. Leaf326 and carries:
- a CDS encoding isoprenylcysteine carboxyl methyltransferase family protein; the protein is MSGWTARRAAPWLVLAITVQRLLELRLARANERWAREHGAVEYGREHYPLFFVLHPAWMLSLLLEGRASRGRVNVPALLLFVLAQPLRYWVIRTLGCYWNTRILIVPGGERVTGGPFRVLPHPNYAVVALELASAPLAVGAWRTALAFTLLNAALLLFIRIPAEERALKDYAARTGPAGQAGR
- a CDS encoding MFS transporter → MRAPSSPVAQAIRSTPVAGPAVAIAVAVTAGHFINDAYSAMLTPLTPALQAKYGVTIAAVTLLSSVYSLTSSVLQPLLGILGERVDRRYAAALGPLMTGVGLTLMGFVPWFGALVLLVAVAGFGSGFFHPAGAAYVAQHSPADKRGLWASLFSAGGTAGMALGPVFAGVGLTHLPWFALIGVVIAAVTFAVTPSGTQKARRVGLAEYAGIFRGPLVWLWGMAVLRSLASMGYNAMLPFMLLAKGFGAREVAVTLAVFAVASAAGGILGGRLSDRYGRTPVLRAAILASVPFFALLILSNPANWWFYPLTFLVGAAVNASIPVGVVTAQEYAPGHVAVASSIMMGFSWGFAGMLVFLVGALADATSPTTAALVSLSLLLPSAWIASRLPEPERATFG
- a CDS encoding VIT family protein; this translates as MNAPAPTVSPAPQAPAPTSTGHDPAFVLQKVQPALLGLMDGSVSTLAPIFAVAGLTGKPIDAFFVGLAASVGAGISMGLAEALSDDGVVSGRGTPIARGVITGLATVLGGMLHTLPFLIPDLRTALTLAYAVVVVELLLIALIRWKYMKSPLGQTIFQVIVGGAVVFGVGVWLGRLGAGG
- a CDS encoding LLM class flavin-dependent oxidoreductase; amino-acid sequence: MSPSSPLPLSVLDLVPVPLGSDAAQGVKDALTLARTAEALGYERYWVAEHHNMASLASSVPLAVLSAASQVTSRIRLGSGGVMLPNHAPLAVAEGYRLLSALAPDRVDLGLGRAPGTDGRTASALRGAGAYMEEPFERQLADLIAFGTGEFPAGHPYAGTIASPAGEGLFPPLWILSSSGYGAHVAAGAGVGLAFAWHINPDTAMARAAADAYRRAFVPSAAFAQPRVLVAASVICAATQEEAEELSLPLGLMFLRLRRGETAPFPTVEEARNYPYTPQERAVAEASRARAIVGDPQTVARRLRQLARDTAADELMLGAMMPDPATRAEGYRLIMEAVRDLEAQESRREPTTSY
- a CDS encoding ankyrin repeat domain-containing protein, yielding MDAETLAFLQGVFELVRAGDTEQLAPLLEGGLPPNLRNHKGDSLLMLASYHGHHALSELLLTHGADPELANDQAQTPLQGAAFKGDLDMARLLLAHGAHVEGRAFEGGKTALTFAAMFGRTDLVEELLAHGADPRARDADGTTPLDAARMMGAHDTAAQLELVLAQHGADPSTLN
- the pgi gene encoding glucose-6-phosphate isomerase → MSDATGPRLTHLPAWTALETHYGEIKDQHLRDLFAADPARGERLNAEGAGLYLDYSKHRVTDETLRLLLQLADEAGVAAKRDAMFAGEKINVTEGRAVLHTALRQPRGAQVLVDGHDVVPDVHGVLDRMAAFADAVRAGEWLGYTGQPIRNIVNIGIGGSDLGPVMAYEALKHYAQRDLTLRFVSNVDGTDLVEKTRDLDPAVTLFIVSSKTFTTQETMANARSARAWLLAALKDDAAVARHFVAVSTNAAEVGKFGIDTTNMFGFWDWVGGRYSMDSAIGLSLMLAVGPDGFRELLAGFHDMDEHFRTAPAEKNLPVLMGMLGVWYNNFFGAETVAVLPYDQYLAYFSAYLQQLDMESNGKHVTLSGEHVNYQTGPVIWGQPGTNGQHAFYQLIHQGTKLIPCDFIGFCQTLNPLPIPGGAPHHDLLMANVFAQTEALAFGKTLGEVLEGGVDPAVAPHRVFEGNRPTSTLLADRLTPRTLGALIALYEHKVFVQGAIWDINSFDQWGVELGKVLAGRIVPELGDAEPELAHDSSTNALIRRYRTRRNAQS
- a CDS encoding ABC transporter ATP-binding protein → MTGLHAASALATEGLSRVYPSGEGEITALAPFTHTFAPGLTAVVGPSGSGKSTLLNLLAGFDTPSGGRVRVGGTDLHVLSETGRADFRLANYGFVFQNHNLVSILSAQENVEFPLTLAGLSPRERRDRARELLSQVGLLSRAGHLPHQLSGGEAQRVAIARALARDPAVLLADEPTGNLDTRTGEKVLELLTGPARQGRTVVLITHDRDVAALADHRLEVRDGVVSGGDVS
- a CDS encoding ABC transporter permease, with translation MKTADLWLLAWRGLTRRPVRTLLTALGITVAVASMVVFLSLGEGIRKVFTAELGGIGPDIQVSLNGLSQGFAPQANLDEAVVSRIQGLSGELGLSAVTPVVMSLRGSLDVAQSTVLYGLPAAGGLDAIFPKAQVATGRSLTAADETGAVAVVGAKSAENLRLSVGSTLNLNRQNRVRVIGVLAPESGLVDNFIFLPIRTLQRAEGATGRVSLVAVKLQNPRDATAVAKTLSEQLKLEAQTQSDFLSFVDRALKISDAVRFGISLIALIVGGLAVANTVMMGVFERTREFGTLRAMGARPAFVRALVLSESLLLSLVGGVGGLLLGLAGIWAVNLYTQDLAGIDAAALTPLLTALAIGISLLLGLLSGLLPARSAARMPITEALGRV